The DNA segment GCAAATTGTGGATGAAATTTCCTCGGCAGTAGcaggaaaaaagaagaaattagtatcaagggtagtctgcaaggtgCATGAACCAGACAAGGAAACGCCAAAATGTTTATGTATAGAGACAACATTCACTTCCGTAAAATATCCAGCAAAAGCCTCCGAGACCTTCTTGGGACAGGAAATAAGTTCCCCATCGACCCGCAGTGTAATGTTGTTCTGATATTTAACTTTAATATTCAATTCATCGTTAACTAATTTCCAAACTGTTTTGCAaacattatcagaattatgtatagtttttttATTACAATTCAATTTTGAGTACTTCAACAATTGATTGTACTCAGTCTTTGCTTTTTTATATAAGAATAAAGTCTCAGGAGTATGCAAGTTTTTTGTGAGCCAGTGGAGGTTCTTCAAATTGTCTCGGGCTTCAATTATTGATTCATCGATCCAGCCGGGTTTATGAGATGAAAATGAATTAACATATTTAAGTGGAAAAGCTGGATATAGTCTGTTTTCAATGTTTGTTGATGTGGGCGATGTGGCGCCAACAGGAATTGATAGAGTTAGTTTCAACTCCACTTATTCGCATACTCATTGAGTGGATACGAAATACATTTCGAAGGAGAGACTTTTTTGCGAGGAAATTGCTACAAGAAAATAACTAAGTGTAAGAGATGTGATATTGACATTATTCACAGCATAATCCGACATATTTATAATTCATTGAAGGAATCTTGTTCTGAATTGACTCAAATTTCAAACACCTTGTATTTTTGAGACATATTTCTAGATCAAAGTCAACTTTTTTCACCTGCTGAAGTGTTGTATTACACTTGGGTCTTCGTAAAATGATAATCTACATATCCTGCAATAATACCAAGATATATAGTCGCTTCATCGAAAACAAAAGGATACCTTATAAAGAGGCAATCTGAAACTTCCAACAAAGTCTTACAAACCCCTGATTCAAGGGGGATTGGAATTCATTTCAAGAATTCAACTCGTAATCATCCGAAactaatatttcatgaaaatattaggacgtattttattacaactcctttcttctgaaaaataatGGGCCGACCATTCGTTCGCGAATGCTGCCCCTGGGTGTACCAAATCTATGTTATCATGCTTCCTATTCTAGTCACAACTCATTCTCGCAATTGTAATAACTCCCTAGCGATTTCTCATACATATTTTTCGTGCTGCCGTCCCAGATTCATAGGAAAAATGTTGACCCTTTATGATTTATTGGGGAAGATGACACACACATATCAACGTGTCTATAGGAAGAAATTTCAAAGGATCCTGGCCTCTGCCTTCCCGTCATaatcatacagggtgagtctttgactcgtacaaatacatTCTACGCCCTGTACTCCGACCTCAAAGACCTTTCCAGCTCCAAATAATTCAGTGAACAATATCCTGAATTCTGATGTTGCATAAGTTCAATTTTGTTTGATTTCACTCCCCAATTGTCCATCTTCAAAGTGACGGGAGCGTTGCGGAAATATGGAGCCTTcggtagttttttttttgtattttggtaaTAGCAAACGTATAAATGAACTGATATACCAGAAGGGAATTGTTGGGATCCCACATACAAGTCATTGTTCGTTCAATATCAGAGTTCGGCGCACGTGTTCGAGATAATGAATTTCCAGAACAATGGggaaattctctattgaagaaaattattcattaaccACACTCACAAAGGAGAATTCCTTGTTGCGAAAACGTTATTTATGCCAGGGCATCCCATAGCAGGCTGAATTGTTAATATCTCCAGCCTAGAAAAGCAATATAACCCCAAAAAGGATATCAAGAAGTCATAATTTATGCTGGAAACAAAAACGTGATCAAAGAGTGTAATCTATTTACTTTCGAGTCTTGCAGGTTAAAGTTAACCAGCATCAGCAAGGGCGAAGATCTGTTTCTGGGGTCGTTACCCAATTTTTCTTAGAGATTCGTAGAAAGTTTGGGCATTTAATTTTAGACGGTTTATCTGACTTCTATTTAATTAGGATAGTTTCTGAACGGGATTGTATTGGTTCTTGAAACTCATTCGAGAAGAAATAAATTGGGAATTGCGCCCTAATATCCTTCTTCAATCCGATGCACATTTATAGCTTTATTATCAGATATACAGACTGAATGAATGCACACCGAGGTTCAGTGTAGAAGCATTTCATTCAACCATGCTTCATGGAAATTCCGAAAAAAGATGATCAGATAGACAACCCATCTTCTAACACTATGTCCTGCGTAAGGAAACTGTTAACCAAACCTAACCATATATTACCTAACGTTAACTTACTTAATCTGACCGAAACCTAACGTTTTCTAACCTAACcgcaacctaacctaacctttaaTAACCTAACCGTAACCTGACCCAATCTTTCCTAACCTAACCGTAACCTAACTAAccgtaacctaacctaaccttgcctaacctaacctaaccgtaacctaacctaacctttcctaacctaacctaacctttcctaacctaaccgtaacctaacctaacctttcctaacccaacctaacctttCACAAGATAGAATTGTTTTAAAAATCATTGGTTCATAAAACAAATTCATTCGTTTTAAATTCTACTTTaactttctacaggcatttATGCCTGATTCTTCTCTTATCATTCAAAATTTGCTGAAGGTTTCCAATAACTTATTGCGCACAACCACATGTGCACATCTAACTGATCAGAGTTCAGATCATACCTCAATTTATAACACAGGATTCTCAGATATGAATAAATcgctgaataaaaaaatatttattcaaacaTTTAACCCTATTCTTAATCATATTTTAGTCTTTTTTAGTCTTCTTACTGCTCCTGAAAAACAGCTTTCTGATGACCCATCTCAAAGTGAGGAAGGAAGAAGCTGACCAAATCACTATAACAACCAAGTAGAAGAGGATAATATCAACCATGTACAACTGGTACCATTCCAAATCCATTCCTAAATTCCTCAGATGTTCGCCTCCTTTATGTTCTATGATATGTTCCACCCACCATATGGCTTTATCCAAAGGATTTATGGGTTGATTCTTCAGCAAAGAAGATCGCTTCTTGGCCATCTTTGAGTATCTGTCATGAAGAATTATTCGATCAGGGAAGGATCAGAGGAGTTAGAAGGGAAAATAATACTTACGAAGGATTTTTCAAGATTTCCTCCAATGCCTTATCTACAGTTTCCTGAGTTATATCTTCATAAGATATCTTGATTGCATACCCAGCTTGCACGGCATTTTCTACGTTCGACTTCTGATCTGCGAAAAGAGGAATACCTATCATGGGAACTCCATGATAAACAGATTCAGTGTTTCCTCCGAGACCTCCATGAGTGATGAATGCCTTTATGTTTGGATGTGCTGAAAACCAACGAAAAAGATTTAATTTCGGATTCAAAGATTGAGATATATCAGGATTAAGTATATCTACCTAAAATGTCGTTTTGTGGTAACCATTTAGAaaccaaaacattttttggagcATTCTTCAATTCGATTTCAGATTTGAACACGACCTTCATAGGAGCAATCTTTCTCAATCCTTCTAGGATGGCTTTGAGTTTGTCCTCATCCATATCTTTGATTTTCATGTTGGTTCCGAAACTGAATAATATAGCACCTTCCTTTGCTGAATCGAGATATTTCTGGAGGTCATCTGGTAATTTCTTGGCTGTTTGTGCGTAGAAACCACCGATCTGAACCATGTTGGGTACATAAGGCCTAAAAATAAGAGATAACTTTCACTTTAATGAACATTTTTGCTCTGCATCTTAAGAATATATCAGATGGCTGAAGCAGTTTATCTTTTTCGAAAGGTAGGCATACTTTCGGTTATTttcttgttatttttattttatctccTCTCCTTTGAAGGAATGTTATTGATGCATTCGGCTTTACAATGAGCTGTCGAGTCAGAGAAAAATATGACAACTATCGTTTGAATCAAGATAACGTCATTCGAAGTTTTAGAATGACTACCCAGTTGGGTAGTCATTCTATCTGCCTCATACAAAGCAATCGCTTATGCTCTAGTGTCTAGGAAATAGTGATATAAACAAATTAATGTATTTGGATCTATAAGCTGCTCTATTCAAAGCGGACATAAAATGCTTTCCCAATTGTTTCGAAAATTATATTGTATTCTCCAAAGTCAACAGATGTTCCCAGCTTAGCTGATGCGTGACATGTAACATGGAACCCTCTAAAAGTAAACCTGAAGCGATGAAGAGTAATGAATTCGTGGGGTCTTGATTTACCGAAGTGAAATTGACATAATCCTATGAATTTGAATGACTTAAAACACACAAAGAAGGAATTCTGAGGAAGTGCAGAGGACTTTTCTTTGTATGAATTATGATATGGCCATGAATTAGAATGGAAGATGGCAGATCTCACCTCGTGGACTCTAAACTCAAATGAGAATTCACCATAACCAGAGAAATATTGTTCCTC comes from the Coccinella septempunctata chromosome 2, icCocSept1.1, whole genome shotgun sequence genome and includes:
- the LOC123306767 gene encoding UDP-glycosyltransferase UGT5-like isoform X1, with the protein product MHEFFSEMHLKFLLFAAAFLCVSNGIEGSKILGVFWTPSKSHHILGSALLQALAKKGHNVTLLSPFIDDVDIPTFKQIKLEGIIGSVSGAAKPNANILSGMWKFIKSFGDLTDIFWKNKPIIDLMERKEEYDVIISLNFFNDAILALNHALGAPTIVFFPAASSPLTNKYVANPNMPYVGNPMVNTGPHTSFFSRLASATLVCLTTILETHIMGPMQEDITKHYLPNSPPLSELRKNISLVMVNTHLSIEPARPYVPNMVQIGGFYAQTAKKLPDDLQKYLDSAKEGAILFSFGTNMKIKDMDEDKLKAILEGLRKIAPMKVVFKSEIELKNAPKNVLVSKWLPQNDILAHPNIKAFITHGGLGGNTESVYHGVPMIGIPLFADQKSNVENAVQAGYAIKISYEDITQETVDKALEEILKNPSYSKMAKKRSSLLKNQPINPLDKAIWWVEHIIEHKGGEHLRNLGMDLEWYQLYMVDIILFYLVVIVIWSASSFLTLRWVIRKLFFRSSKKTKKD
- the LOC123306767 gene encoding UDP-glucosyltransferase 2-like isoform X4, whose product is MHEFFSEMHLKFLLFAAAFLCVSNGIEGSKILGVFWTPSKSHHILGSALLQALAKKGHNVTLLSPFIDDVDIPTFKQIKLEGIIGMTSSITNPNSTFFQATEFLLSSIKPFSEMFWKNEAIQKLLTSKEYYDVIISIPVLNDSLFALFRYLGAPVIIFNASGGNIMVNKYVANPTLSYCANLHMESGSPRTFRGRLHGTTMVLYFGLMEKFLITPIQEEVMRQYLPDAPPISELVKNVSLVLVNSHLSIEPPRPYVPNMVQIGGFYAQTAKKLPDDLQKYLDSAKEGAILFSFGTNMKIKDMDEDKLKAILEGLRKIAPMKVVFKSEIELKNAPKNVLVSKWLPQNDILAHPNIKAFITHGGLGGNTESVYHGVPMIGIPLFADQKSNVENAVQAGYAIKISYEDITQETVDKALEEILKNPSYSKMAKKRSSLLKNQPINPLDKAIWWVEHIIEHKGGEHLRNLGMDLEWYQLYMVDIILFYLVVIVIWSASSFLTLRWVIRKLFFRSSKKTKKD
- the LOC123306767 gene encoding UDP-glucosyltransferase 2-like isoform X2, producing the protein MHEFFSEMHLKFLLFAAAFLCVSNGIEGSKILGVFWTPSKSHHILGSALLQALAKKGHNVTLLSPFIDDVDIPTFKQIKLEGIIGSISGAAKPNFPILETIRRSIKSAGDLTDKFWKNKPIIDLIEKKEEYDVVISLNFFNDAILALNHALGAPTILFSPAAASFSTNKFVANPNMPYIGNVLVKTSEPASFIARLVTTTLVCVLTILETYVKGPVQETITRSYLPNSPPLSELKKNISLVMVNTHLSLEPARPYVPNMVQIGGFYAQTAKKLPDDLQKYLDSAKEGAILFSFGTNMKIKDMDEDKLKAILEGLRKIAPMKVVFKSEIELKNAPKNVLVSKWLPQNDILAHPNIKAFITHGGLGGNTESVYHGVPMIGIPLFADQKSNVENAVQAGYAIKISYEDITQETVDKALEEILKNPSYSKMAKKRSSLLKNQPINPLDKAIWWVEHIIEHKGGEHLRNLGMDLEWYQLYMVDIILFYLVVIVIWSASSFLTLRWVIRKLFFRSSKKTKKD
- the LOC123306767 gene encoding UDP-glucosyltransferase 2-like isoform X3; the encoded protein is MHEFFSEMHLKFLLFAAAFLCVSNGIEGSKILGVFWTPSKSHHILGSALLQALAKKGHNVTLLSPFIDDVDIPTFKQIKLEGIIGTTAAGLQPNLTFSTAIRTVWSALGGLTRIFFENKPVKDLIVSKEQYDVILSVNFMNDGILALNHHLRAPTILIWTGASSFAINRYVANPNMPYSQNPIFVTGSHTSFIARLLTTSANAIVTGVLNHIFGPIQESVARSYLPDCPPVSELRNNISLVMVNSHLSLESTRPYVPNMVQIGGFYAQTAKKLPDDLQKYLDSAKEGAILFSFGTNMKIKDMDEDKLKAILEGLRKIAPMKVVFKSEIELKNAPKNVLVSKWLPQNDILAHPNIKAFITHGGLGGNTESVYHGVPMIGIPLFADQKSNVENAVQAGYAIKISYEDITQETVDKALEEILKNPSYSKMAKKRSSLLKNQPINPLDKAIWWVEHIIEHKGGEHLRNLGMDLEWYQLYMVDIILFYLVVIVIWSASSFLTLRWVIRKLFFRSSKKTKKD
- the LOC123306767 gene encoding UDP-glucosyltransferase 2-like isoform X6 translates to MHEFFSEMHLKFLLFAAAFLCVSNGIEGSKILGVFWTPSKSHHILGSALLQALAKKGHNVTLLSPFIDDVDIPTFKQIKLEGIIGSVSGAAKPNVSILEKLSSLKPSGDLTEKFWKNKPIMDLIEKKEEFDVVISVNFFNDAVLALNHALGAPTIVFFPAAASFSTNKFVANPNMPYVGNVLVKTSEPASFLGRLATTTLVFVMSIMETYIHGPVQETVTRFYLPNSPPLSELRKNVSLVMVNTHLSLEPARPYVPNMVQIGGFYAQTAKKLPDDLQKYLDSAKEGAILFSFGTNMKIKDMDEDKLKAILEGLRKIAPMKVVFKSEIELKNAPKNVLVSKWLPQNDILAHPNIKAFITHGGLGGNTESVYHGVPMIGIPLFADQKSNVENAVQAGYAIKISYEDITQETVDKALEEILKNPSYSKMAKKRSSLLKNQPINPLDKAIWWVEHIIEHKGGEHLRNLGMDLEWYQLYMVDIILFYLVVIVIWSASSFLTLRWVIRKLFFRSSKKTKKD
- the LOC123306767 gene encoding UDP-glycosyltransferase UGT5-like isoform X5, with the translated sequence MHEFFSEMHLKFLLFAAAFLCVSNGIEGSKILGVFWTPSKSHHILGSALLQALAKKGHNVTLLSPFIDDVDIPTFKQIKLEGIIGMLDGIASPNNSIVQQTLSFLQFLRSNRENFWLAEPIQHLINAKEDYDVVIAIPLIYDGQLALYHHLGLPVIYFFPGGSNFIVNKYVANPNWIHSVPMPMLNAASGSFLSRLVTTSFVLVMRAFEMYLVDPVHQETMNKYIPGCPELSELQKNISLVFVNSHLSIEPVRPYVPNMVQIGGFYAQTAKKLPDDLQKYLDSAKEGAILFSFGTNMKIKDMDEDKLKAILEGLRKIAPMKVVFKSEIELKNAPKNVLVSKWLPQNDILAHPNIKAFITHGGLGGNTESVYHGVPMIGIPLFADQKSNVENAVQAGYAIKISYEDITQETVDKALEEILKNPSYSKMAKKRSSLLKNQPINPLDKAIWWVEHIIEHKGGEHLRNLGMDLEWYQLYMVDIILFYLVVIVIWSASSFLTLRWVIRKLFFRSSKKTKKD